A section of the Gloeobacter violaceus PCC 7421 genome encodes:
- a CDS encoding pyruvate dehydrogenase complex E1 component subunit beta, protein MPVKLFYEALKDAMAEEMRRDPNVYVLGEDVGHYGGSYKATKDLYKEFGELRLLDTPICENAFTGLAVGSAMTGLRPIIEGMNMGFLLLAFNQIANNGGMLRYTSGGQFKIPMVVRGPGGVGKQLGAEHSQRLEGYFNNVPGLKIVHTSTVYNAKGLLKAAIRDDNPVMFFEHVLLYNLKEDIPEEEYLLPLDKAEMVKEGRDVTVLTYGRMRHHCTEALQELAARDIDVEVIDLISLKPLDLETIGRSLKKTHRVVIVEEDMKSGGVGAEIVASIDEHYFDYLDAPVLRLASKDVPVPYNGRMEATVIPQPQDIVRAVEEMALRAH, encoded by the coding sequence ATGCCGGTCAAACTGTTTTACGAAGCGCTCAAAGACGCCATGGCCGAAGAAATGCGCCGCGACCCCAATGTCTACGTCTTAGGCGAAGATGTCGGACACTACGGCGGCTCCTACAAAGCCACCAAGGACCTCTACAAAGAATTCGGCGAACTGCGATTGCTAGACACCCCCATCTGCGAAAACGCCTTCACAGGACTGGCCGTCGGCTCCGCCATGACTGGCCTGCGGCCCATCATCGAAGGGATGAACATGGGCTTTTTGCTGTTGGCCTTCAACCAGATCGCCAACAACGGCGGCATGCTGCGCTACACCAGCGGCGGACAGTTCAAAATCCCGATGGTCGTGCGCGGTCCCGGCGGGGTCGGCAAACAACTGGGGGCTGAGCACTCCCAAAGGCTCGAAGGTTACTTCAACAACGTCCCCGGCCTGAAGATCGTGCACACTTCGACTGTCTACAACGCCAAGGGCCTGCTCAAAGCGGCGATCCGCGACGACAACCCGGTGATGTTTTTTGAGCATGTGCTGTTGTACAACCTCAAGGAGGATATCCCCGAGGAGGAATACCTATTGCCTTTGGACAAAGCCGAAATGGTCAAGGAAGGCCGCGATGTGACGGTGCTGACGTATGGGCGGATGCGCCACCACTGCACCGAGGCGCTCCAGGAGCTGGCCGCGCGCGACATCGATGTGGAAGTGATCGACCTGATATCGCTGAAGCCGCTGGACCTGGAGACGATTGGCCGCTCGCTCAAAAAGACGCACCGGGTGGTGATTGTCGAGGAGGACATGAAATCCGGCGGGGTGGGTGCGGAGATTGTGGCAAGTATCGACGAGCACTATTTCGACTATCTGGACGCGCCGGTGTTGCGTCTGGCGTCGAAGGATGTGCCGGTGCCGTACAACGGCCGGATGGAGGCGACGGTGATCCCGCAGCCGCAGGATATCGTCCGGGCCGTCGAGGAGATGGCACTCCGTGCCCATTAA
- a CDS encoding type I polyketide synthase, giving the protein MNAEHLAAPDPGDTALQRTPIAIVGLAGIFPQASNAQEYWENILGKIDCLTDVPPSRWRLEDYYDPDPTAPDKTYCRRGGFIPDIDFDPLEFGLPPNILEVTDVTQLLGLVTAKAALADAGYGEASAAVRERTGVILGLMAGSMQLVVPLTTRLQYPVWRKVLKSYGLSEADTEKIVERMKLAYVGWEENAYPGYMANVIAGRIANRLDLGGTSCVVDAACASSLMAFKAALSELCEQRCDMVLTGGIDLDNSILTYLNFSKTPAFSKEQQSRPFDADSDGMMVGEGIGMLVLKRLADAERDGDRIYAVVRGVGSSSDGRHKSIYAPRPEGQVRCLQQAYRSAGIAPQSVGLIEAHGTGTNAGDLCEFTALDRMFGRREEHKQSIALGSVKSQIGHTKGAAGAASLLKAALALHHKILPPTVNIGRPNPKFDIEGSAFYLNTEARPWVQPGGELPRRAGVSSFGFGGTNHHIVLEEYGREPAGPYRLHRPAQPVLVGAPTPAALISALEGALNRWESIPEAEAFAGLCASSREAKPGSGDARLGFVADSAAEARALLQLALITLRERQGEPHWEHPKGIYYRDQAAPGKVVALFPGQGSQYLNMGGTLTMNFPPLRAIYATLDRLFVAEGMRPVSQVVFPIPALDPEQQTAQEKALLGTEYSQAATSALSAGHYTLLRAAGFAADYVAGHSFGELTALWAAGVLDEQTYFLLVKERGKAMAVCSDPGSERGSMLAVGGDWEQIQQEIADLPEVIAANWNSSNQVVLAGASDGILEAQRRLEERGYRLKLLPVAAAFHTPLVRPAQERFARAVREVALNEPRVPIFSNATGTLYPADLQTIRQTLEDNILQPVLFKQEIENIHAQGGGIFVEFGPKGVLTNLVKDILAGKPHLAVALNPSAKRDSDRQLREAVLQLRVAGLALGKFDAFSLPVAPPAAKRARGMPIRLGAGNYVSLKTRTAFEQALQEGQGGADTPAHHNGNGAQAAQPSPPPPAIHGQTVQHTVGNPSTAPVRSAQNRHHEPRDLAMTQTTLDFQQAFASIEFNLAQFSNHQEQLMHLHKEYLQQQVESTHLIDNLIGQQFSLLSAQKSMPVNEAVMATLERGMQRFYHHLEGTLRSHEQYLRFQSEYTRAFYRLTQQQYALVGEGGNAVAAAAPWQNTGSFVQEGPACPMPAPALPAILTNGNNGNNRHGAPLSEPYAAAKPVATLEIQQSAPMPAAAAAPPPSGIEQALLEIVSDKTGYPIEMIETEMDLEADLSIDSIKRVEILGALQEKFPELPTIRPDDMAELQTLAQIVAHLEGSSQKKN; this is encoded by the coding sequence GTGAACGCTGAACATCTGGCTGCGCCCGATCCCGGCGATACCGCGCTGCAGCGCACACCGATTGCGATCGTCGGTTTGGCCGGGATCTTTCCGCAAGCTTCCAACGCCCAGGAATATTGGGAGAACATCCTGGGCAAAATCGACTGCCTGACGGACGTGCCGCCGTCGCGATGGCGGCTGGAGGACTACTACGATCCCGACCCGACGGCACCGGACAAAACCTACTGCCGCCGGGGCGGATTTATCCCGGACATCGACTTCGATCCGCTCGAATTTGGGCTACCCCCCAACATCCTGGAAGTGACCGACGTGACCCAACTGCTGGGTCTGGTCACGGCGAAAGCAGCCCTCGCGGACGCGGGTTACGGCGAAGCGAGTGCGGCCGTGCGCGAGCGTACCGGCGTCATCCTCGGGTTGATGGCGGGTTCGATGCAGCTGGTGGTACCGCTGACGACGCGCCTGCAGTATCCTGTCTGGCGCAAGGTTCTCAAAAGTTACGGTCTGTCGGAGGCCGATACCGAAAAGATTGTCGAAAGGATGAAGCTGGCCTACGTCGGTTGGGAGGAGAACGCCTACCCGGGCTATATGGCCAACGTGATTGCCGGACGGATCGCCAATCGCCTGGATCTCGGCGGTACCAGCTGCGTCGTGGATGCAGCCTGCGCCAGTTCGCTGATGGCGTTCAAAGCGGCGCTGAGCGAGCTGTGCGAACAGCGCTGCGACATGGTGCTCACCGGCGGCATCGATCTGGACAATTCGATCCTCACCTATCTGAACTTCAGCAAAACCCCGGCCTTCTCCAAAGAGCAGCAAAGTCGCCCCTTCGACGCCGATTCCGACGGGATGATGGTCGGCGAAGGGATAGGCATGCTGGTGCTCAAGCGTCTGGCTGACGCCGAGCGCGACGGCGACCGCATCTACGCCGTCGTGCGGGGTGTGGGCAGCTCCAGCGACGGGCGCCACAAGAGCATCTACGCACCCCGCCCGGAGGGGCAGGTGCGCTGCCTGCAGCAAGCCTACCGAAGTGCGGGGATTGCCCCCCAGAGCGTGGGGCTCATCGAAGCCCACGGCACCGGCACGAACGCGGGCGATCTGTGCGAATTTACGGCCCTCGATCGGATGTTCGGCAGGCGGGAGGAGCACAAGCAATCGATCGCCCTGGGCAGCGTCAAATCCCAAATTGGGCACACCAAAGGTGCCGCGGGTGCAGCGAGCCTGCTCAAGGCGGCACTGGCGCTGCACCACAAGATCCTGCCTCCCACCGTCAATATCGGCCGTCCCAACCCCAAATTCGATATCGAAGGGTCAGCTTTTTATCTCAACACCGAGGCCAGGCCCTGGGTGCAGCCGGGCGGCGAGTTGCCGCGGCGCGCCGGGGTGAGTTCGTTTGGCTTTGGCGGTACCAACCACCACATCGTGCTCGAAGAATACGGACGGGAGCCGGCTGGGCCGTACCGCCTGCACCGTCCGGCCCAGCCGGTCCTGGTCGGAGCGCCTACCCCTGCTGCTCTTATCAGCGCCCTTGAGGGCGCCTTGAACCGCTGGGAAAGCATTCCGGAGGCGGAAGCGTTTGCCGGACTGTGCGCGTCGAGCCGGGAAGCGAAACCCGGCTCCGGCGACGCCAGGCTCGGGTTTGTAGCCGACTCGGCGGCGGAGGCGCGCGCGCTGTTGCAGCTTGCCCTCATTACCCTGCGCGAGCGGCAGGGCGAGCCGCACTGGGAACATCCCAAGGGCATCTACTACCGCGACCAGGCCGCACCGGGTAAAGTGGTGGCCCTCTTTCCGGGGCAAGGATCGCAGTACTTGAACATGGGCGGGACGTTGACGATGAACTTCCCGCCGCTGCGCGCAATCTACGCCACCCTGGATCGCCTGTTTGTCGCCGAGGGGATGCGGCCCGTTTCGCAGGTGGTGTTTCCGATTCCGGCGCTCGATCCTGAGCAGCAAACCGCCCAGGAGAAGGCGCTGCTGGGAACCGAATACTCTCAGGCGGCCACCAGCGCTCTGAGCGCCGGGCACTACACGCTGTTGCGTGCGGCCGGATTTGCGGCCGACTACGTAGCCGGGCACAGCTTCGGCGAACTGACAGCGCTGTGGGCCGCCGGTGTGCTCGACGAGCAGACCTATTTCTTGCTGGTCAAGGAACGGGGCAAGGCGATGGCCGTCTGCTCGGATCCCGGGAGCGAGCGGGGCAGCATGCTGGCGGTCGGCGGCGATTGGGAGCAGATTCAGCAGGAGATCGCAGACTTGCCCGAGGTAATTGCCGCCAACTGGAATTCCAGCAATCAGGTGGTACTCGCCGGGGCAAGTGACGGGATCCTCGAAGCCCAACGGCGGCTTGAGGAGCGGGGCTATCGCCTCAAGCTGCTGCCTGTGGCGGCGGCCTTTCACACGCCATTGGTCCGCCCCGCCCAGGAGCGCTTCGCCCGGGCCGTGCGGGAAGTGGCTTTAAACGAGCCGCGCGTACCGATTTTCAGCAACGCGACCGGCACCCTCTATCCCGCGGATCTGCAGACGATCCGGCAGACCCTCGAAGACAATATCCTCCAACCGGTGCTCTTCAAACAAGAAATTGAAAACATCCACGCCCAGGGCGGCGGCATCTTCGTCGAATTCGGCCCGAAGGGAGTGTTGACGAACCTGGTCAAGGACATTCTGGCGGGCAAGCCCCATCTGGCCGTCGCCCTCAATCCAAGCGCCAAGCGCGACAGCGACCGCCAACTGCGCGAGGCGGTACTGCAATTGCGCGTGGCCGGCCTGGCCCTGGGCAAATTTGACGCCTTCAGCCTGCCGGTCGCACCGCCCGCGGCCAAACGCGCGCGCGGGATGCCCATCCGTTTGGGCGCCGGCAACTACGTCAGCCTCAAAACCAGGACCGCCTTCGAGCAGGCCCTGCAGGAGGGTCAAGGCGGTGCTGACACTCCCGCTCACCACAACGGGAACGGGGCACAGGCCGCCCAGCCCAGCCCGCCACCGCCGGCCATCCACGGGCAGACAGTTCAACACACCGTTGGCAACCCAAGTACGGCACCGGTCCGCTCTGCACAAAACCGCCACCATGAACCACGGGATCTCGCGATGACTCAAACCACTCTGGACTTTCAGCAAGCCTTCGCCAGCATCGAGTTCAACCTGGCACAATTCAGCAACCACCAGGAACAGTTGATGCACCTGCACAAAGAGTACCTGCAGCAGCAAGTGGAATCGACCCACCTTATCGACAATCTGATCGGTCAGCAGTTCTCCTTGTTGTCCGCACAAAAGTCGATGCCGGTGAACGAGGCGGTAATGGCCACACTCGAGCGCGGTATGCAGCGCTTCTATCACCATCTGGAAGGAACGCTGCGCAGCCACGAGCAATATCTGCGCTTTCAAAGTGAATACACCCGGGCTTTTTACCGTCTGACCCAACAACAGTACGCCCTGGTCGGCGAGGGCGGCAATGCCGTCGCTGCTGCTGCCCCGTGGCAGAACACCGGATCGTTTGTCCAGGAAGGCCCTGCCTGCCCGATGCCTGCTCCAGCACTGCCAGCCATCCTCACCAACGGCAACAACGGCAACA